Proteins from a genomic interval of Deltaproteobacteria bacterium:
- the prmA gene encoding 50S ribosomal protein L11 methyltransferase, with amino-acid sequence MTRWKSFSVQTRREAVDAITQFFVAHGSLGTAYDEQLLGADGDPADPIPPPPKVTRLTAYFPWDTDLHALKQAFLDLLPVLSESFGPGPEAFSDATEITDAGWAEKWKEHFHARKIGRKIVIKPSWETVEAGEGEVVLTVDPGQAFGTGTHETTRMCLRMIEDVFDFSPAPREALDVGTGTGILGIAAARLGARRVLGVDTDPVAVDVAAKNAEGNGVADVFRAETTPLSAIPGAFDLILGNLIAEILIDMAPELLRRTNPGGHLILSGILAEKSGWVVEEFVKNGASLLAESADGQWTALLFHRGA; translated from the coding sequence ATGACCCGCTGGAAATCGTTTTCCGTCCAGACCCGCCGCGAGGCGGTCGACGCCATCACCCAGTTCTTCGTCGCCCACGGTTCCCTCGGGACGGCCTACGACGAGCAGCTGCTCGGCGCGGATGGGGACCCGGCGGACCCGATCCCCCCTCCGCCGAAGGTGACCCGCCTGACCGCGTATTTCCCTTGGGACACCGACCTCCACGCCCTCAAACAGGCGTTCCTCGATCTCCTCCCGGTCCTTTCGGAGTCGTTCGGGCCCGGCCCGGAGGCGTTCAGCGACGCCACCGAGATCACCGACGCAGGTTGGGCGGAAAAATGGAAGGAGCACTTTCACGCCCGGAAGATCGGCCGGAAGATCGTGATCAAGCCTTCCTGGGAGACGGTCGAGGCGGGAGAGGGCGAGGTCGTGCTGACGGTCGACCCCGGCCAGGCCTTCGGAACCGGCACCCACGAGACCACGCGAATGTGCCTGCGGATGATCGAGGATGTGTTCGACTTCTCCCCGGCCCCCCGTGAAGCCCTCGACGTGGGGACGGGAACGGGGATCCTCGGAATCGCCGCGGCGCGCCTCGGCGCGAGGCGTGTCCTCGGGGTCGACACCGACCCGGTGGCGGTGGACGTCGCCGCGAAGAACGCCGAGGGAAACGGCGTGGCGGACGTGTTCCGCGCGGAGACCACTCCCCTGTCCGCGATCCCCGGCGCCTTCGACCTGATCCTGGGAAACCTGATCGCGGAGATCCTGATCGACATGGCCCCCGAACTCCTGCGGCGGACGAATCCCGGCGGGCACCTCATTCTCTCCGGCATCCTCGCGGAGAAGAGCGGCTGGGTGGTCGAGGAGTTCGTGAAAAACGGCGCCTCCCTTCTCGCCGAATCCGCCGACGGGCAATGGACGGCGCTCCTCTTCCACAGAGGGGCATGA